The following proteins are co-located in the Cardiocondyla obscurior isolate alpha-2009 linkage group LG12, Cobs3.1, whole genome shotgun sequence genome:
- the Step gene encoding cytohesin-1 isoform X2 — translation MWQDLSGLGTVGVNAGGHQVDQFAASELTPEQQKMLIDIRRQKTELLLEIQQLKDELGEVVAEMEAMEGGGLTADETKPSNKAKQMSIGRKKFNMDPKKGIEYLIEHSLLKPTPEDVAQFLYKGEGLNKTAIGDYLGERHDFNERVLRAFVELHDFTDLILVQALRQFLWSFRLPGEAQKIDRMMECFAQRYCQLNTNIFTNTDTCYVLSFAIIMLNTSLHNPSVKDKPSVDQFISMNRGINNGGDLPRELLVSLYESIKTEPFKIPEDDGNDLMHTFFNPDKEGWLWKQGGRYKSWKRRWFILNDNCLYYFEYTTDKEPRGIIPLENIQVREIQDRHKPHCFELYAAGSEFIKACKTDSEGKVVEGKHTVYRMSAATDEEKDEWIKCVRQSISHNPFYDMLAARKKKAQKTNVHSKS, via the exons ATGTGGCAGGATTTGAGCGGGCTTGGGACCGTGGGAGTAAACGCCGGTGGCCACCAGGTCGACCAGTTCGCCGCGTCGG AATTGACTCCTGAGCAACAAAAAATGCTGATAGACATAAGACGGCAAAAAACGGAACTGCTGCTCGAGATTCAa cAATTGAAAGATGAACTCGGTGAGGTCGTGGCAGAAATGGAGGCGATGGAAGGCGGCGGGCTCACGGCCGATGAGACCAAACCGTCCAACAAGGCCAAGCAGATGTCGATCGGCCGCAAGAAATTCAACATGGATCCCAAGAAGGGCATTGAGTACCTGATAGAGCACAGCCTGCTGAAGCCGACGCCGGAGGACGTCGCTCAGTTTCTCTACAAAGGCGAGGGTCTGAACAAGACCGCGATCGGCGACTATCTCGGCGAGCGCCACGATTTTAACGAGCGTGTGCTGCGTGCCTTCGTCGAGTTGCATGACTTTACCGATCTTATACTGGTCCAGGCTCTACGCCAGTTTCTTTGGTCGTTTCGACTGCCCGGCGAGGCGCAGAAGATCGACCGTATGATGGAGTGCTTCGCCCAAAGATACTGCCAATTAAACACAAACATCTTTACCAACACGGACACCTGCTACGTGTTGAGTTTTGCCATCATCATGCTGAACACTTCGCTGCACAACCCGAGCGTTAAAGACAAGCCTAGCGTGGATCAGTTTATTTCAATGAATCGAGGGATCAACAACGGCGGGGATCTCCCGCGAGAACTACTCGTG AGCTTGTACGAAAGTATAAAGACCGAGCCATTCAAAATACCGGAGGACGACGGCAACGACTTAATGCACACTTTCTTTAATCCGGATAAAGAAGGCTGGCTATGGAAGCAAG GCGGACGCTATAAAAGCTGGAAAAGGCGGTGGTTCATATTGAACGACAATTGTTTATACTATTTTGAGTATACCACGGATAAGGAACCGCGTGGCATTATTCCGCTAGAAAATATTCAAGTCCGAGAGATTCAAGATCGGCACAAGCCGCATTGCTTCGAACTGTACGCCGCTGGTTCTGAGTTTATAAAAGCTTGCAAGACTGACAGCGAAGGAAAAGTCGTCGAAG GCAAGCACACGGTATACCGAATGTCCGCCGCCACCGATGAAGAGAAGGATGAATGGATAAAATGCGTGCG GCAGAGTATATCGCACAATCCCTTCTACGACATGTTGGCAGCGCGAAAGAAGAAGGCACAAAAGACAAACGTACACTCAAAGAGTTAA
- the Step gene encoding cytohesin-1 isoform X3: protein MLIDIRRQKTELLLEIQQLKDELGEVVAEMEAMEGGGLTADETKPSNKAKQMSIGRKKFNMDPKKGIEYLIEHSLLKPTPEDVAQFLYKGEGLNKTAIGDYLGERHDFNERVLRAFVELHDFTDLILVQALRQFLWSFRLPGEAQKIDRMMECFAQRYCQLNTNIFTNTDTCYVLSFAIIMLNTSLHNPSVKDKPSVDQFISMNRGINNGGDLPRELLVSLYESIKTEPFKIPEDDGNDLMHTFFNPDKEGWLWKQGGRYKSWKRRWFILNDNCLYYFEYTTDKEPRGIIPLENIQVREIQDRHKPHCFELYAAGSEFIKACKTDSEGKVVEGKHTVYRMSAATDEEKDEWIKCVRQSISHNPFYDMLAARKKKAQKTNVHSKS, encoded by the exons ATGCTGATAGACATAAGACGGCAAAAAACGGAACTGCTGCTCGAGATTCAa cAATTGAAAGATGAACTCGGTGAGGTCGTGGCAGAAATGGAGGCGATGGAAGGCGGCGGGCTCACGGCCGATGAGACCAAACCGTCCAACAAGGCCAAGCAGATGTCGATCGGCCGCAAGAAATTCAACATGGATCCCAAGAAGGGCATTGAGTACCTGATAGAGCACAGCCTGCTGAAGCCGACGCCGGAGGACGTCGCTCAGTTTCTCTACAAAGGCGAGGGTCTGAACAAGACCGCGATCGGCGACTATCTCGGCGAGCGCCACGATTTTAACGAGCGTGTGCTGCGTGCCTTCGTCGAGTTGCATGACTTTACCGATCTTATACTGGTCCAGGCTCTACGCCAGTTTCTTTGGTCGTTTCGACTGCCCGGCGAGGCGCAGAAGATCGACCGTATGATGGAGTGCTTCGCCCAAAGATACTGCCAATTAAACACAAACATCTTTACCAACACGGACACCTGCTACGTGTTGAGTTTTGCCATCATCATGCTGAACACTTCGCTGCACAACCCGAGCGTTAAAGACAAGCCTAGCGTGGATCAGTTTATTTCAATGAATCGAGGGATCAACAACGGCGGGGATCTCCCGCGAGAACTACTCGTG AGCTTGTACGAAAGTATAAAGACCGAGCCATTCAAAATACCGGAGGACGACGGCAACGACTTAATGCACACTTTCTTTAATCCGGATAAAGAAGGCTGGCTATGGAAGCAAG GCGGACGCTATAAAAGCTGGAAAAGGCGGTGGTTCATATTGAACGACAATTGTTTATACTATTTTGAGTATACCACGGATAAGGAACCGCGTGGCATTATTCCGCTAGAAAATATTCAAGTCCGAGAGATTCAAGATCGGCACAAGCCGCATTGCTTCGAACTGTACGCCGCTGGTTCTGAGTTTATAAAAGCTTGCAAGACTGACAGCGAAGGAAAAGTCGTCGAAG GCAAGCACACGGTATACCGAATGTCCGCCGCCACCGATGAAGAGAAGGATGAATGGATAAAATGCGTGCG GCAGAGTATATCGCACAATCCCTTCTACGACATGTTGGCAGCGCGAAAGAAGAAGGCACAAAAGACAAACGTACACTCAAAGAGTTAA
- the Step gene encoding cytohesin-1 isoform X1 → MTFIGRSVDALDEVRSSGGPGNSRIQPDSGRRDVSAVAIAAGWFSSLRRPGKRNKSCQKQAKSTWDLSVLSTTQLKDELGEVVAEMEAMEGGGLTADETKPSNKAKQMSIGRKKFNMDPKKGIEYLIEHSLLKPTPEDVAQFLYKGEGLNKTAIGDYLGERHDFNERVLRAFVELHDFTDLILVQALRQFLWSFRLPGEAQKIDRMMECFAQRYCQLNTNIFTNTDTCYVLSFAIIMLNTSLHNPSVKDKPSVDQFISMNRGINNGGDLPRELLVSLYESIKTEPFKIPEDDGNDLMHTFFNPDKEGWLWKQGGRYKSWKRRWFILNDNCLYYFEYTTDKEPRGIIPLENIQVREIQDRHKPHCFELYAAGSEFIKACKTDSEGKVVEGKHTVYRMSAATDEEKDEWIKCVRQSISHNPFYDMLAARKKKAQKTNVHSKS, encoded by the exons ATGACCTTCATCGGTAGGTCGGTGGACGCTCTCGATGAGGTGCGCAGTTCTGGTGGTCCGGGTAACTCTCGCATTCAACCGGATAGTGGCCGCCGGGATGTGAGCGCCGTCGCGATCGCGGCCGGCTGGTTCTCCAGCCTGCGAAGACCCGGCAAAAGGAACAAGAGCTGCCAGAAGCAGGCCAAAAGCACTTGGGACCTCAGCGTGCTGTCCACCACG cAATTGAAAGATGAACTCGGTGAGGTCGTGGCAGAAATGGAGGCGATGGAAGGCGGCGGGCTCACGGCCGATGAGACCAAACCGTCCAACAAGGCCAAGCAGATGTCGATCGGCCGCAAGAAATTCAACATGGATCCCAAGAAGGGCATTGAGTACCTGATAGAGCACAGCCTGCTGAAGCCGACGCCGGAGGACGTCGCTCAGTTTCTCTACAAAGGCGAGGGTCTGAACAAGACCGCGATCGGCGACTATCTCGGCGAGCGCCACGATTTTAACGAGCGTGTGCTGCGTGCCTTCGTCGAGTTGCATGACTTTACCGATCTTATACTGGTCCAGGCTCTACGCCAGTTTCTTTGGTCGTTTCGACTGCCCGGCGAGGCGCAGAAGATCGACCGTATGATGGAGTGCTTCGCCCAAAGATACTGCCAATTAAACACAAACATCTTTACCAACACGGACACCTGCTACGTGTTGAGTTTTGCCATCATCATGCTGAACACTTCGCTGCACAACCCGAGCGTTAAAGACAAGCCTAGCGTGGATCAGTTTATTTCAATGAATCGAGGGATCAACAACGGCGGGGATCTCCCGCGAGAACTACTCGTG AGCTTGTACGAAAGTATAAAGACCGAGCCATTCAAAATACCGGAGGACGACGGCAACGACTTAATGCACACTTTCTTTAATCCGGATAAAGAAGGCTGGCTATGGAAGCAAG GCGGACGCTATAAAAGCTGGAAAAGGCGGTGGTTCATATTGAACGACAATTGTTTATACTATTTTGAGTATACCACGGATAAGGAACCGCGTGGCATTATTCCGCTAGAAAATATTCAAGTCCGAGAGATTCAAGATCGGCACAAGCCGCATTGCTTCGAACTGTACGCCGCTGGTTCTGAGTTTATAAAAGCTTGCAAGACTGACAGCGAAGGAAAAGTCGTCGAAG GCAAGCACACGGTATACCGAATGTCCGCCGCCACCGATGAAGAGAAGGATGAATGGATAAAATGCGTGCG GCAGAGTATATCGCACAATCCCTTCTACGACATGTTGGCAGCGCGAAAGAAGAAGGCACAAAAGACAAACGTACACTCAAAGAGTTAA